The Desulfonatronospira thiodismutans ASO3-1 region CGAAGAATGAAGACTTTGTAACCTCGAGTTATTTTTTTTACAAGCTTTACATACCCGCCCGGCATGCATAGAAGTTACGGGGTTATCAACAGGATATTGTCAACTATTGCCGTGGGCAGATATAGGGGCAGGCACTTATGAAAAAACAAAACGACTTTGAAAACTTTTTTCACGCCGGGATCATGGATCACCTGGAGGCCCTGATCAGACTCGCCCTTCAGGAAGATGGACAGGATCTGACCTCCATGGCCGTATTCAGTCCAGAAGACAAATGCCTGGCTGTCATCAAGGCCAGACAGAAGACCCTGGTTGCAGGACTCCCCCTGGTCCAGATCATACTGAACAAAATAGCCGGTGAAAGCCGGCCGGAATTTATGGTCCAGGAAGGAGACCTTGTGGACCCGAACACCCCGGTGGTGAACATCAGGGGCGGCACATGCAAAATCCTTCGGGCTGAGAGAATAATTCTGAACTTCATGGCCAGACTTTCGGGGATCGCCAACCTTACCCGGGCCTATATCCAGAAAATCCAAGATACTGATGTCAAACTCCTGGATACCAGGAAAACCACCCCCGGGCATCGCTACCTGGAAAAGTACGCCGTACGCCTGGGCGGAGGCATGAACCATCGCATGGACCTGGAAGAAATGCTCATGCTCAAGGACAACCATATCGACCAGGCCGGGAGCATAGAAAAGGCTGTGCAGATACTCCGCAATACTTACCAGCCTTGTCCGCCTGTAGAAGTGGAATGCCGCAGTGTGGATGACGTGCGCGAGGCGGTCAGGGCTGGATCAGATAGAATCATGCTGGACAACATGGGTATGGATGAAATAAGATTCTCACTTAAAATAACCAGGCAGGCCGGGGTGGAAAGCGAGATCAGCGGAGGCGTAAACCTGGACAATATACGGGATCTGGCCCTTCTTGGCCCAACATACATATCCGTGGGCGCCCTGACCCACTCGGCCGTTGCCGCGGATTTCAGCATGAATATGGAAATCTGATTGATCATGCAGCATATCTCCCCTTACAAACAGATAAACAAGGACTGATTATATGTCGGATACCACTCTGGAAACCCGGGTACTGATCATCGGTTCCGGTATAGCCGGATGCACTGCAGCCCTTCACCTGGCACGCAAAGGGCGGGATGTCCTGCTGGTCTGCTCCGGCTTATCCATGGATGACGGCAACTCTGCACTGGCCCAGGGAGGGATAGTCTACAAGGCCCCTGAAGACACCCCTGACCTCATGGAAAACGACATTCTTACGGCTGGATGGAATTACAATCACCTCCAGGCGGTCCGCTACCTGTGTCTTAGAGGCCCGGAAGTGGTGCAAAAAATTCTCATCGAGGACCTGCAGGTGCCCTTTGACAGCCTGAACGGTTCTTTTCATCTTACCCGTGAAGGAGGGCACAGCCTGGCCAGGGTCCTTCACTGCGCCGACTATACCGGCCGGGCCATAATGGACGCCTATATCAAGGCCGTAAAAAAGGAGCCCAATATAAAGGTGCTTACCGGTCATACCGCAGTTGACCTGCTCACCACTCATCACCACTGCACCCGCAAGGAAATCAGGTACCATCTGAACAACCGGTGCATGGGGGCTTATGTCCTGGAGCAGGCCACCGGCAATGTTCTCAAGGTCCTGGCGGACTACACCATTCTGGCCTCCGGAGGTATGGGCCAGATCTATCTCAATACCACCAACTGCAGGCTTTCCCTGGGTTCAGCCGTATCCATGGGCCACCGGGCCGGGGCCAGAATGATGAACCTGGAGTTCATCCAGTTCCACCCCACTGCCCTTTTTCACCGCGGACCTCGCAAATTTCTCATTACAGAAGCCCTGCGCGGCGAGGGTGCATTCCTGGTCAATGCCCGCGGAGAACCCTTTATGCACAAGTACGATTCCCGAAAAGACCTGGCTCCCAGGGATATCGTCACCAGGGCCATTGTGGATGAAATGCTCGCCACACACGAGGATATGGTTTTCCTGGATGCTGCAACGCACATTCAGAACCCGGACAAGAGATTTCCCACCATTCACAAGAAATGCCTGGAACTGGGCATAGACATACGCGATCAGCTTATCCCTGTGGTGCCAGCGGCCCATTATTTCTGCGGGGGAATCCTGGTGGACACAACAGGAAGAACAACCATAGAAAGGCTTTTTGCCGCCGGCGAATGCGCCTGTACCGGGGTACACGGTGCCAATCGCCTGGCCAGCACCTCCCTTCTGGAAGCCCTGCTCTGGGGTCAGACCATCGCCGAAACCATAGCCTCCAGGCTTGGCGCAAGATCCAGGCTAAGCCAGAAAACAAAGGCCTCTGTGCCGGACTGGAAGTTTCTGGGCAACAAGCAGAACGAAGATCCGGTACTCATTGCCCAGGACTGGGCCACCATCAAGAATACCATGTGGAATTATGTGGGAATAAACAGGACCAGGCCCAGGCTGCAGCGAGGCTTTGAGGACATGCGCAACCTGAACAAGAGACTGCACGATTTCTACAGGGAAACACCAATTTCACAGCCCCTGGTGGAGCTTTTCCACGGGTGTTACTCAGCTTATCTCATAACCACCGCGGCCCTGCGCAACAAGCAGAGCCTGGGCTGTCATCAGAGAAACGAGGAGTAAGAGGTTTTACCTTTTATGTATCATGTGCTCCAGGCGGGGCAGGATAAAATCAAGGCAGGGACGCAGGGAGCGTAACTGCAGCAGGGGCAGCAGCCCCAGACCGGCCTTGCGCATGAACCATTTAATACGCATATCCCTGATTATATCCGACAGCAGGCTGGAATACACATCCGCAGTCCTGTCATTCCTGGACCAGCACTCCTCAACGGCCCTGGCTGCCAGCCCGCCTGTGGCGTGTGCATAGTAAATCCCTTCCCCCAGGAGGGGATCAGCCATTCCGGCTGCATCTCCCAGGAGCAGAATATTCTGAAATCCAGGGGTCTTTTCATAGTCCCCGTAAGGCAGGACATGCCCCCTGATTTCCTTTTCATCCAGATGAACTCCTTGCCCGGCAAGCAGATCCAGCATAATCTTTCTGAGCTCGCGGCCGTCCTTGACCACAGCCGAGCAGATGCCCAATCTCTGCCTTGAGGCCCCGGGAAAGGACCAGGCATAGCCATCCGGGACAATGCCTGTAAAAAGCTCCGGAAAATCGGGAAAGCCTGCCTGTTGCCTGGATACAAAAGTCTCTAAGGCCAGGGCTGAGCCTTTGCTCCAGGGAGGACGGACCACCTTTTCCAGGGCCAGGGTCTTGCGCACCCGGCTGGATCCGCCGTCCGCACCCAGGATGAAACGTCCCCTGAACACCCTGCCGTTTTTGGCAGTAACCCGGGATTCAGGAATGTCCACCCGGACGATCTGTTCCCTGTATACAGAAGCCCCTGTTTCCCTGACCTTTTCATGCCACAGCTGGTCATAGCTTTCCCTGTCCACCAGGACGTAGGAATACTTAGAACTGCCTGTGTATAAGCGTTTTTTCCCAGTACTTATGGCATACTGACTGGAAACATGTCTTATGATATCCCTCTTTTTAAGCTCATGAGCAAGTTCAGGATAAAATAAGCTGCACTGGTCAAGGGTCTTTTGGGTGAGCATGCCGGCGCAGAGCTTGAACCTGGGAAAGGATTTCTTGTCCAGGACGGCGACATCCATTCCCTTTGCGGCCAGCAACAGCGCAGCAGTGGCTCCAGCGGGGCCGCAGCCGATAATTATGACGTCATACAGTTTGCTCATGGCTTTATTCTGATTTTGGAAGCTTCTTATCCTAACGAGGTCAATGCCCGCAAACCAATGGCATAGAGTGGGGCTTAACTCTTCTCTTATCGTTCCCACGCTCTGCGTGGGAACGTTTTTTGATCCAGCACTCACTTTTGACAATGAAGAATTACCAAGTAAATAATAGTATTCAAAGTGAGTGCTGGATAAAAACTGAAACTACCCATTTTGAGTTTGACTTGAATTGGGTAAAAAGTTTTGCTCAATCCCGAGAATTTATCTTTTAGTCTGCAAAAGAGCAAGTCCCGAGACCACCACCCCAGCCAAGAGTTTAAACTTGCCACTGCTTTTTTAAAATATTAGACAGTGACTTACTCTTGAAACCCTGCTTGTCAT contains the following coding sequences:
- the nadB gene encoding L-aspartate oxidase yields the protein MSDTTLETRVLIIGSGIAGCTAALHLARKGRDVLLVCSGLSMDDGNSALAQGGIVYKAPEDTPDLMENDILTAGWNYNHLQAVRYLCLRGPEVVQKILIEDLQVPFDSLNGSFHLTREGGHSLARVLHCADYTGRAIMDAYIKAVKKEPNIKVLTGHTAVDLLTTHHHCTRKEIRYHLNNRCMGAYVLEQATGNVLKVLADYTILASGGMGQIYLNTTNCRLSLGSAVSMGHRAGARMMNLEFIQFHPTALFHRGPRKFLITEALRGEGAFLVNARGEPFMHKYDSRKDLAPRDIVTRAIVDEMLATHEDMVFLDAATHIQNPDKRFPTIHKKCLELGIDIRDQLIPVVPAAHYFCGGILVDTTGRTTIERLFAAGECACTGVHGANRLASTSLLEALLWGQTIAETIASRLGARSRLSQKTKASVPDWKFLGNKQNEDPVLIAQDWATIKNTMWNYVGINRTRPRLQRGFEDMRNLNKRLHDFYRETPISQPLVELFHGCYSAYLITTAALRNKQSLGCHQRNEE
- a CDS encoding geranylgeranyl reductase family protein → MSKLYDVIIIGCGPAGATAALLLAAKGMDVAVLDKKSFPRFKLCAGMLTQKTLDQCSLFYPELAHELKKRDIIRHVSSQYAISTGKKRLYTGSSKYSYVLVDRESYDQLWHEKVRETGASVYREQIVRVDIPESRVTAKNGRVFRGRFILGADGGSSRVRKTLALEKVVRPPWSKGSALALETFVSRQQAGFPDFPELFTGIVPDGYAWSFPGASRQRLGICSAVVKDGRELRKIMLDLLAGQGVHLDEKEIRGHVLPYGDYEKTPGFQNILLLGDAAGMADPLLGEGIYYAHATGGLAARAVEECWSRNDRTADVYSSLLSDIIRDMRIKWFMRKAGLGLLPLLQLRSLRPCLDFILPRLEHMIHKR
- the nadC gene encoding carboxylating nicotinate-nucleotide diphosphorylase encodes the protein MKKQNDFENFFHAGIMDHLEALIRLALQEDGQDLTSMAVFSPEDKCLAVIKARQKTLVAGLPLVQIILNKIAGESRPEFMVQEGDLVDPNTPVVNIRGGTCKILRAERIILNFMARLSGIANLTRAYIQKIQDTDVKLLDTRKTTPGHRYLEKYAVRLGGGMNHRMDLEEMLMLKDNHIDQAGSIEKAVQILRNTYQPCPPVEVECRSVDDVREAVRAGSDRIMLDNMGMDEIRFSLKITRQAGVESEISGGVNLDNIRDLALLGPTYISVGALTHSAVAADFSMNMEI